A single genomic interval of Alistipes provencensis harbors:
- a CDS encoding 2-isopropylmalate synthase, giving the protein MSEKLYIFDTTLRDGEQVPGCQLNTTEKIEVAKLLENLGVDVIEAGFPISSPGDFNSVLEISKAVSEPTICALTRAVEKDIDVAADALRLAKHKRIHTGIGVSPQHIYDKLRSTPEKILERAVEAVKYAKRYVEDVEFYAEDAGRADVEYLARVVEAAIAAGATVVNIPDTTGYCLPSEYGAKIKYLVDHVSNIDRAIISTHCHNDLGMATANTLSGVLNGARQAEVTINGIGERAGNTSLEEVVMTLRCHKDVNIDTNINSQLITKASHLVSSLMNMPVQPNKAIVGRNAFAHSSGIHQDGVLKQRQTYEIIDPQDIGLNESVIALTARSGRAALVHRLELLGYDLTPEELDATYEKFLVLADKKKEIHDYDLLYLVGDIDRMKQQSVALKFLQVTTGTLVPTATVVLKFGDHERMAIATGNGPVDAAVSAIKKLINEKVVLSEFLMQAITRGSNDVGRVHVQVECGSRTVHGFAAHTDTTRASIEAFLDALRALNVTEKIEEEN; this is encoded by the coding sequence ATGAGTGAGAAATTGTACATTTTCGACACCACGCTCCGCGATGGTGAGCAGGTCCCCGGCTGTCAACTGAACACCACCGAAAAAATCGAAGTCGCCAAACTGCTCGAAAACCTCGGTGTGGACGTGATCGAGGCCGGTTTTCCGATCTCCAGCCCCGGGGATTTCAATTCCGTGCTGGAAATTTCCAAAGCCGTTTCCGAACCGACGATCTGTGCGCTGACCCGCGCCGTGGAGAAGGATATCGATGTGGCGGCCGACGCCCTGCGACTTGCCAAGCACAAACGTATCCATACGGGTATCGGCGTGTCGCCGCAGCACATCTACGACAAACTGCGCTCCACGCCCGAGAAGATTCTCGAACGGGCTGTCGAGGCGGTGAAATATGCCAAACGCTATGTCGAGGACGTGGAGTTCTATGCCGAGGATGCCGGACGCGCCGATGTCGAGTATCTGGCCCGCGTGGTCGAGGCGGCCATTGCCGCCGGTGCCACCGTGGTCAACATCCCCGACACGACGGGCTACTGCCTCCCGAGCGAATACGGCGCCAAGATCAAATACCTCGTCGACCATGTGTCCAACATCGACCGGGCCATCATTTCGACCCACTGCCACAACGATCTGGGCATGGCCACGGCCAATACGCTGAGCGGCGTCCTGAACGGCGCCCGGCAGGCCGAGGTGACGATCAACGGCATCGGCGAGCGCGCCGGCAACACCTCGCTCGAAGAGGTGGTGATGACGCTGCGCTGCCACAAGGATGTCAATATCGACACGAATATCAACTCGCAGCTCATCACCAAGGCTTCGCACTTGGTGTCGAGCCTGATGAACATGCCCGTACAGCCCAACAAGGCCATCGTGGGCCGCAACGCCTTCGCCCACTCGTCGGGCATCCATCAGGACGGCGTGCTGAAACAGCGCCAGACCTACGAGATCATCGACCCGCAGGATATCGGGCTCAACGAGTCGGTCATCGCCCTCACGGCCCGCAGCGGCCGTGCGGCCCTCGTCCATAGGCTCGAACTGCTGGGCTACGACCTCACGCCGGAGGAGCTGGACGCCACTTACGAGAAATTCCTCGTGCTGGCCGACAAGAAAAAGGAGATTCACGATTACGACCTGCTGTACCTCGTGGGCGACATCGACCGCATGAAACAGCAGTCCGTGGCGCTGAAATTCCTGCAGGTGACCACCGGAACGCTGGTTCCGACGGCTACCGTGGTGCTGAAATTCGGCGACCACGAACGTATGGCCATCGCCACGGGCAACGGCCCGGTCGACGCCGCGGTCTCGGCCATCAAGAAGCTTATCAACGAGAAGGTCGTGCTTTCGGAGTTCCTGATGCAGGCCATCACGCGGGGTTCGAACGACGTGGGCCGCGTCCATGTGCAGGTCGAGTGCGGTAGCCGCACCGTCCACGGATTCGCCGCGCATACCGACACCACGCGGGCTTCGATCGAGGCATTCCTCGACGCCCTGCGGGCACTCAATGTAACCGAAAAGATCGAAGAGGAGAATTGA